The following coding sequences are from one Eucalyptus grandis isolate ANBG69807.140 chromosome 11, ASM1654582v1, whole genome shotgun sequence window:
- the LOC104425950 gene encoding serine/threonine protein phosphatase 2A 57 kDa regulatory subunit B' beta isoform, producing MLKKIIKGGNRKPSKSDPNDAGLYGYSQAANRNSVSASNVVVNHASRASPLASSQPGGPAAAISVVPPSGTVEALPPFRDVPVSERQTLFLRKLHVCCFQLDFSDTLKSVREKEIKRQTLVELVDYIQSGSGKITEHCQEEMIKMISVNIFRCLPPASHENTGQENADPEEEEPYLEPSWPHLQLVYELLLRYVVSSDTDTKVAKRYIDHSFVLKLLDLFDSEDPREREYLKTILHRIYGKFMVHRPFIRKAINNIFYRFIYETERHSGIGELLEILGSIINGFALPMKEEHKLFLVRALIPLHKPKPITVYHQQLSYCITQFVEKDYKLADTVIRGLLKYWPLTNCQKEVLFLGELEEVLEGTQPAEFQRCMVPLFRQIARCLNSSHFQVAERALFLWNNEHIVSLIAQNRKVILPIIFEALERNIQSHWNQAVHGLTVNVRKMFLEMDVELFEECQSQYAEKEAKAREVEEQRALTWKKLADVAAQKGDEDMVTV from the exons ATGTTAAAGAAGATCATCAAGGGAGGGAACCGGAAGCCCTCGAAATCGGACCCCAACGATGCCGGCTTGTACGGCTACAGCCAGGCCGCGAATCGGAATTCCGTCTCCGCGTCCAACGTGGTGGTGAACCATGCCTCCAGGGCGTCGCCGCTCGCGAGCTCGCAGCCCGGCGGGCCCGCGGCCGCGATCTCGGTCGTCCCGCCGTCCGGGACGGTGGAGGCCCTGCCGCCCTTCCGCGACGTGCCCGTCTCCGAGCGCCAAACCCTGTTCCTGAGGAAATTGCACGTGTGCTGCTTCCAGTTGGATTTTTCGGATACGCTGAAGTCGGTACGAGAGAAGGAAATCAAGAGACAGACGTTAGTGGAGCTCGTCGATTACATACAGTCCGGTTCGGGTAAAATCACTGAGCATTGCCAAGAGGAAATGATAAAGATGATCTCGGTGAACATTTTCCGGTGCTTGCCGCCGGCCTCCCACGAGAACACCGGTCAGGAAAATGCGGACCCGGAAGAGGAGGAGCCCTATTTGGAGCCATCATGGCCTCATTTACAGCTTGTTTACGAACTGCTGTTGAGGTATGTCGTCTCGTCTGATACCGATACGAAGGTTGCCAAGCGCTACATCGATCATTCCTTCGTGTTGAAGCTGCTAGATTTGTTTGATTCGGAGGATCCTCGAGAGCGTGAGTATTTAAAGACGATCCTCCACCGGATTTATGGGAAATTCATGGTGCACCGCCCATTTATTAGGAAGGCAATCAACAATATCTTTTATAGGTTCATTTATGAGACAGAGAGGCACAGTGGGATAGGTGAGCTTCTGGAGATTCTTGGTAGCATAATTAATGGGTTTGCTTTGCCAATGAAGGAGGAGCATAAGTTGTTTCTTGTTAGGGCTCTCATACCCTTGCATAAGCCGAAACCGATTACGGTTTATCATCAGCAGTTGTCGTATTGCATTACTCAGTTTGTGGAGAAAGATTATAAGCTGGCAGATACAGTTATAAGGGGTTTGCTGAAGTACTGGCCCTTGACCAACTGCCAAAAGGAGGTTCTCTTCCTTGGAGAATTGGAAGAAGTGCTGGAGGGAACCCAACCCGCTGAATTCCAACGGTGTATGGTTCCACTGTTCAGGCAGATTGCTCGGTGCCTCAATAGCTCTCATTTCCAG GTTGCGGAGCGAGCCCTCTTTTTATGGAACAACGAGCATATAGTGAGCTTAATCGCCCAGAATCGTAAGGTGATATTACCCATAATATTTGAGGCATTGGAAAGGAACATCCAAAGCCATTGGAATCAGGCAGTTCACGGTCTTACTGTGAACGTCCGGAAAATGTTCTTGGAAATGGACGTTGAGTTGTTTGAGGAGTGCCAAAGTCAGTACGCAGAGAAAGAGGCAAAGGCCAGAGAAGTAGAAGAGCAGCGGGCCTTGACGTGGAAGAAACTGGCGGATGTTGCAGCGCAAAAAGGGGATGAGGATATGGTTACGGTTTGA
- the LOC104425949 gene encoding probable pectate lyase 12 has product MLLRSTYIVLSWLLSSISPARMAMLNLTLPGQHPDPESVVHDVHRRVNASMTRRLMLDTMESDEASCLTGNPIDDCWKCDPDWANNRQRLADCAIGFGQYALGGKNGDIYIVTDSSDDDAVSPKPGTLRYAVIQEEPLWIVFPANMLIRLSQELIFNSYKTLDGRGVNVHITGGGCITLQYISNVIIHNIHVHDCHPSGEANVRSSPTHWGFRTMSDGDGISLFGAKDIWIDHCSLSHCKDGLIDAIMGSTAITISNNYFSHHNEVMLLGHSDQYLPDSGMQITIAFNHFGENLVQRMPRCRLGYIHVVNNDFTQWEMYAIGGSGNPTINSQGNRYIAPSDRNAKEVTKRVDTEQSKWRDWNWRSEGDILVNGAFFVASGEGLEERYEKAYSVEPKSAAYIDLITWHAGVLGVGGRDNNLAEWNTRAKFQGSEAARPPSSMSPLVVFLTALSCLLLLYADIFASGL; this is encoded by the exons ATGCTGCTTCGCTCGACCTACATTGTGCTGTCATGGCTCCTCAGCTCCATTTCTCCCGCTAGAATGGCAATGCTCAACCTCACCCTCCCCGGTCAGCACCCGGATCCGGAGTCCGTCGTCCATGACGTGCATAG GAGAGTGAATGCTTCCATGACTAGAAGGCTAATGCTGGACACGATGGAGAGCGACGAGGCCTCGTGCCTGACCGGCAACCCAATCGACGACTGCTGGAAGTGCGACCCGGACTGGGCCAACAACCGGCAGCGGCTCGCCGACTGCGCCATCGGGTTCGGCCAGTACGCGCTGGGCGGCAAGAACGGCGACATATACATCGTCACCGACTCGTCGGACGACGACGCCGTGAGCCCAAAGCCGGGCACGCTGCGGTACGCGGTGATCCAGGAGGAGCCGCTGTGGATCGTCTTCCCGGCCAACATGCTGATCAGGCTGTCGCAGGAGCTCATCTTCAACAGCTACAAGACCCTCGACGGCCGCGGCGTGAACGTCCACATCACCGGTGGCGGATGCATCACGTTGCAGTACATCAGCAACGTCATCATACACAACATCCACGTGCACGACTGTCATCCGTCAG GGGAGGCGAACGTGCGGTCGAGCCCCACCCACTGGGGGTTTCGGACGATGTCGGACGGCGACGGGATATCGTTATTCGGGGCGAAGGACATATGGATCGACCACTGCTCGCTCTCGCACTGCAAGGATGGCCTGATCGACGCGATCATGGGGTCCACGGCGATCACCATCTCCAACAACTACTTCTCCCACCACAACGAGGTGATGCTGCTCGGGCACAGCGACCAGTACCTGCCCGACTCCGGCATGCAAATCACCATCGCCTTCAACCACTTCGGCGAGAACCTGGTGCAGCGCATGCCCCGGTGCCGCCTCGGCTACATCCACGTCGTCAACAACGACTTCACGCAGTGGGAGATGTACGCCATCGGCGGCAGCGGCAACCCCACCATCAACAGCCAGGGGAACCGTTACATAGCCCCCTCTGACCGTAATGCCAAGGAG GTGACAAAGCGTGTGGACACGGAACAATCAAAATGGAGGGACTGGAATTGGAGGTCGGAGGGGGACATACTGGTGAACGGGGCCTTCTTCgtggcgtcgggcgagggcttgGAGGAAAGGTACGAGAAGGCATACAGTGTCGAGCCCAAATCGGCGGCCTACATTGATCTCATCACTTGGCACGCCGGCGTCCTCGGCGTTGGGGGCAG GGACAACAACCTGGCAGAGTGGAATACGAGGGCCAAGTTTCAGGGGAGCGAAGCAGCCCGCCCGCCCTCGTCGATGTCCCCTCTCGTCGTCTTTCTCACGGCATTGTCTTGCCTCTTGCTTTTGTATGCTGACATTTTCGCATCAGGTTTGTAA
- the LOC104425948 gene encoding aquaporin TIP1-1 gives MPIRNIAVGRPEETYHPDALKAALAEFFSTLIFVFAGEGSGMAFNKLTDNGSTTPAGLVAAALAHGFGLFVAVSVGANISGGHVNPAVTFGAFVGGNITLLRGILYWIAQLLGSTVACLLLKFATGGLTTSAFSLSSGVSVWNAFVLEIVMTFGLVYTVYATAIDPKKGNIGIVAPMAIGFIVGANILAGGAFDGASMNPAVSFGPALVSWSWDNHWVYWAGPLIGGGLAGLIYEVFFIGHSSHEPLPTTDY, from the exons ATGCCGATCAGGAACATAGCCGTCGGCCGGCCCGAGGAGACCTACCACCCCGACGCCCTTAAGGCGGCGCTGGCCGAGTTCTTCTCCACCCTCATCTTCGTGTTCGCTGGCGAGGGCTCCGGCATGGCCTTCAACAAGCTGACGGACAACGGCTCCACCACCCCCGCCGGCCTCGTCGCCGCCGCGCTCGCCCACGGGTTCGGCCTCTTCGTCGCCGTCTCCGTCGGCGCCAACATCTCCGGCGGCCACGTCAACCCGGCCGTCACCTTCGGGGCCTTCGTCGGGGGCAACATCACACTTCTCCGCGGGATCCTCTACTGGATCGCCCAGCTCCTCGGGTCCACCGTTGCTTGCTTGCTCCTCAAGTTCGCCACCGGCGGATTG ACTACGTCAGCGTTCTCGCTGTCATCTGGGGTGAGCGTGTGGAACGCGTTCGTGCTGGAGATCGTGATGACGTTCGGGCTGGTATACACTGTGTACGCCACGGCCATCGACCCGAAGAAGGGCAACATCGGGATCGTAGCCCCGATGGCCATCGGCTTCATCGTCGGCGCCAACATCCTGGCCGGGGGTGCCTTCGACGGGGCGTCCATGAACCCCGCCGTGTCGTTCGGGCCAGCCCTGGTGAGCTGGAGCTGGGACAACCACTGGGTCTACTGGGCCGGCCCCCTGATCGGCGGTGGCCTCGCCGGCCTCATCTACGAGGTCTTCTTCATCGGCCACTCCAGCCACGAGCCGCTGCCCACCACCGACTACTAG